The genomic interval GTTTGATTTCTTACCTGGAAAGGAACCAGACTTTGAATGAAGAtgcctctgctgctgtactCAAGGTGAAGAGCTCTCGAGAAGTTATCCAGGTAACCCTGAAGTGTCGGGGGACGacagaaaatcagtgaaaatCACACTTTGACCCTAGGTCGAGGTCACTAAtaaaacatatatgtgtgtgcgtgcagctgTGTTTAGTCTCACGGTGTAAGCGGCGAGTGCTGCCCGTCCGGGCAGAGGCCTGCAGCAGGCACCCGACGATATGTTGACCACGGCGCCTCTGCTGCGCTCCACCATCCCCGGCAGCACCAAGCGCACCATCAGAGTAGCCCCCGCGACGTTCTTGTTCACCGAGTCCAGCAGGCCCTGCTCGGGCGTCTCGATCAGACTCTGAGGCGACGTCAGAGACTCGTCCACGCAGTTCACCAGGAAACCGACGTCCTTCCCCCTCAGGGCGTCCTTCACGGGTTTACTCGCAGCCTGGTCCGCGGAGAAGTCGGCGAGGACGATGGCGGTCTCCACGCCGTAGCTCTGGGAGAGCCACGCGGCGGTGTCGCTGACAGACGAGCGGTCGTGAGTGATGAAGACGATGCTGATGCTGTGCTTGGCCAGCTCCTCTGCGTACGCCAGGGCCACAGACTCTGAGGCTCCtggcaggagagagagaagacaacaGTGGAGAAATGAGGACACAGGAATACAGAGAGTGACCACActatattattatcataattgcTTAATGTGTTGATTCTTTTTTCATGGAATTGATAAGTGGTTTGGCccataaaaagtcagaaaatgttgaaaaatgcagACAATTTGGAATAAATctcgaaatgatgatgttgttttgtgcacaaaccataaattattcagtttgaatgatttctttgcaatatggagcaaagaaaacagaaaatattcacatttaagaagctgaaaa from Solea solea chromosome 17, fSolSol10.1, whole genome shotgun sequence carries:
- the hsdl1 gene encoding inactive hydroxysteroid dehydrogenase-like protein 1 — protein: MAAVDSFNLLYREMSRSCSSYFETLALIGAVYTATKAVVLLRNCCNLVRVHFLPRIIPNRKLKQRYGDWAVIYGASESVALAYAEELAKHSISIVFITHDRSSVSDTAAWLSQSYGVETAIVLADFSADQAASKPVKDALRGKDVGFLVNCVDESLTSPQSLIETPEQGLLDSVNKNVAGATLMVRLVLPGMVERSRGAVVNISSGACCRPLPGRAALAAYTGYLDNFSRALHLEYSSRGIFIQSLVPFQIASSRRQSSSSSSSSGEGWLVPKPDVYASHAVSTLGVSNRTTGYWPHTLQCGLMRCVPEWMWVLGCRALVTSR